DNA sequence from the Alkaliphilus metalliredigens QYMF genome:
AGTGACCACCACATCACAAAGGAGAGATTCCCATGAAGATATCTTCATCACTTATTATACAATTTATTCGGTTGTTTGATAACAATAAAATTATGGAAATTGCCATAGGCACAGGTTTATTGAAGCGTCAAAAGGGCATGTTGCCCGATACAATTCTTAAGGTTTTCACATTCGGGTTGCTAAATATAGCAAACCCCTCATTAAACCAAATTGCATCTAAATGCCAAGCATTTCAACCAGGCTTAACAATCTCCAAAGAAGCAGTGTATAAAAGACTGAAAAAATCTTCTTTATTTTTACAGGAAACATTTAAACATATGATGCAAAAATCTATGAATAGTGTAATCCCTGTAAAAACTGCCGCTATTCTTGAGCAGTTTAAGGATGTAAAGATATGTGATAGTACCAAAATTACTTTGCCGGATTAGGTGGACGCAATGCTAAATCTTCTTTAAAAGTCCAAGGCATTTATAGTTTGATTCCTGCTAGATTTTCAAGCCTTGAAATAACAAAGGCTCCTGGCGCTGATACTACCTATAACGATAAGTTACTTGCCATGGTTAATCCAGGTGAATTGCTAATAACAGACCTAGGATATTTTAGCAAAGCATTTTTTGAAAAACTATCAACAAAAGGTAGTTACTATCTCACTAGAATCAAGAAAAACTCTATTGTTTACGTAGAAAAGTCAGGACAACTAACTAAGGTGGATTTGACTGATTTACTAAAGGGTACTGTGGTTGATACAGAAGTTTTTCTGGGAATAGCCCATAAAAAACAACTTAAATGTCGTTTTGTAGCCATTCGCCTGCCAGAAAAAGTGGTGAATCAACGTAGACGCAAGGCTAACCAACAGGCTAAAGCCCAAGGCAAACAACTTAGTGCGAAAGAAACTGAATTGCTGGCATGGAATATTATTGTTACAAATGTTACAAAAGATAAGTTATCTCCTGAAGCTGCTTGTGATTTATATAGAGCAAGATGGCAAATTGAACTCGTATTTAAATCATTAAAAAGCTATTTAAATATTGATAAAATAGGCTCTTGTGGTAAATACCAGCTAGAGTGTTTGATATATGGGCGCTTAATAGCAGTAGTTGCCATGTTTTCTTTATACAATGTTCTATATATACCAGCAAATCAACATTTCACAAGAAGTTTAAGTATGTTGCGATTTGTAAGTATTTTTGCAATTCATGCTAATGAGATAGCCCTAAAGCTTCAATTAACAATACCAAATATTCATTTTCTTGAAAGATTTTTCAAGAAAATGAGTAAAAAAAGTTTGCATGATAAGCGTCAGAGAAAAACAACGTTTGAAATACTACAGGAATACTTTTTTCTCGAAATTAATTTCCAAAATATTGCTTAGGTTAACGCCTATGATATAGTAATAATAGATTCATCCTTTAAATCTATATCATCAACTAATATATCAAATTTTTCAACATAAAAAGCATCTACTACTACTCTGAGGAAATTGGTTTTAGCAATTTTTAATGGAACAAAGGCAATTCGTTTTGAATTGATTTCCTTGATTATGTCATGGGTGATTATCCCATCAAATCTTGTATTCAATATGTTAATTCTTGTTTTCAGTATTATCCAAATATTCTCTAATAGCATCTGATGATATCTTTGAAATTTGAACTCTTTCAGGCGTGTCATACACATTTGCTATCATTTCGAACTTATCTGTATTTTCCATTATTATCCATCAACCTTTTTTAAATTATCGTCCTCTGTTATGCAAGCCTACTACATCCTGATTTATATGATTTTATGGCATTTCATCTTCATTTATCAATTTATATCCTTGTGTGTAGGTACCTTTGGCGAGTACTTTTAAGAGTGTGCCTTGATCGAGCCTAGTACTGGTTGTGAATATCACTCGTTTAGTCTCTCCGCTTTCGGTGACACCCTGCTCCCTATATTTATATCTTCCGTTATCATCTGCAGGTTCATTTTGAATTTCAACATAGACATATTCTTGTTCAATCAATGGATTAAAACGATCGAATGGCTCGCGAAGTAAGAGGTATAAGCTAGCAAAAACAACGACTACAACAATACAGGATATTAAGATCTTTTTCATAATTTTTCTTCCTTTCTATAGAGAATTTGTTACGATGCTCTTATAATACTGAATGGTAATCACGGTAAACATCAAGTAGATGATAATATACGCTGCCATACTAATGATGATTGGGGTGAGCATGCTGGCGGCGATGAGAACAGAACCTACGTTAAGAGCAAAGGCAGCGTGGATTAAACCAATTCCCAGAGGAATAAAAAAAACAAAGAGCTGTTTACGGATGATGCCTTTCATAATATCGTTTACTTGGAACCCCAGTTGTCGCAGTGTCCGATAATGGTTTTTTTCTTGTTCAGCCTCTGTCATTTGTTTAAAGTATAAAATACTTCCCGTTGAAAGAAGAAACACAAAGCCTAAAATGCCTGCGATGAAAATAAGAAGCCCGTAGGTTTGACGCGATCCCTCGTATGCGGAATAAAAGTCAGTGATATACTGGTCACTATCCACATTCGTTAGAAAGATGTCAGAGGCGATATCTGATTTTTCAGTGTCTAATA
Encoded proteins:
- a CDS encoding YxeA family protein, with protein sequence MKKILISCIVVVVVFASLYLLLREPFDRFNPLIEQEYVYVEIQNEPADDNGRYKYREQGVTESGETKRVIFTTSTRLDQGTLLKVLAKGTYTQGYKLINEDEMP